The DNA sequence TCGACTTCTGGTCTTGTAGCGATGCCGAGTGTGGTCTCGGTGTTTCCAAACCTTAAGAGAAGTTTGCATACAACACATTCATGGGATTTCATGGGCCTTGCAACCAATGAGGCGATGGAGATCCCGGGATTCTCTACCAAGAATCAGGAGAATGTTATCATTGGATTTATTGACACTGGTGAGGTTTTAGTACttaaatttgcatttctaatgcTGTTGTATCCTGTTCTTTAACTGAATGTGTTGATTTTTTTGAGTGATTCCCAAGAGAGCTCTGTTTCTTGGCATGATGTGGTTTGTTCTCGAGCAGAACATGTGATGAGGAAAGAAAAGTGATGTTATCTGTTCAATATAtcttacatcggttattcgaACCCATGACAACCCAAGATTATTGTAATAAAATCTTCCTGGTGTTCCTTGTGAATATTGAAGGGGTAGAAACCCTCAACTCAAAAAAGGAACATGAACGACTTCTGATTGAATGCATATTTCTTTGTAGGAGAGCATGTAACATATATATTGTGAACATATAACAAGCTTTACTATTTGAGCAGAACATGACATGATTTATTACTTTCTCAACTTTCTCAACTTTAAACTATTACTTTAATGGCCCTAATTATGCCCATCTATTATTTAACTTATAAGTTTCTGTTTCTCTAAAATCTCTAGTTCCTTTCAATGATTTTCCGTtgatttgtatgaattgataaataATATGCATTTGTGATCTATATCTGAACGGATCTGATGTGTTctgcataaaaaataatatcatcgcaTTGTTTAGTCCTTAGGTAACTCTTGTTTTGCTACTCATTATGCTAAATCTGATCAACTACTTCTTCCCCTCCCTAGAGAGAGGAGTTAACTCAGTCAAGAAACTAGGATACAATAACAATTTGTAGCTTCTTCTGCAATGGTTTGATATCTGAAAAAAAAGGCTGTTCCTTTCTGTTTAATTTGTTTGATTCTAGGGAGCTTGTTGACTTATGCATATATTggctcattttcttttttaatatatattggcTCAATATTAGTTTCATATAGAATCACTGAATTTATGACAAAACTGGTCTTAAACAGATTTTTATAATTGCAAACAGTCTCAGTATATTAAAAAACCATTAACAGATAGGATCTAACAAGAATCTGATGTGATAAAATTGTGCCACGGATCCAACATGAATGCTTTTCCTTCATAAATATGTTGATTCATGAGCATCCTCCAGGAATATGGCCAGAATCCCCCAGTTTCAGTGATCACGGGATGCCCCCGGTGCCTTCGAGATGGAAAGGGAAATGCCAAATGGGAGATTCATTCACAAATTTCTCCTGCAACAAGTATGTGTTTACACTTGCACAACTTCAGATGCCAGCTATGAAGTACTCAATCTAATGAGCCCTCTTTATTTCTCAATCTTCCTATCTATTCTCACAGAAAAATAATTGGAGCAAGGTACTATCTGAATGGATATGAAGCAGAAGAAGGAAGCAGTGAACTCCCCATCAATTCAGATATGACTGTGAAGTCTCCTAGGGACAGCTCTGGCCATGGTAGTCACACAGCCTCAATTGCCGCCGGTCGACATGTTAAGAACATGAATTATAATGGCCTGGGGGCTGGTGGTGCTCGAGGAGGGGCACCAATGGCCAGGATTGCAATCTACAAGTCCTGTTGGGATGCCGGCTGTTACGATGCAGACTTACTAGCAGCATTCGATGATGCAATTAGAGATGGAGTAGACATAATATCTGTGTCATTAGGCCCCAATTCTCCACAGCGAGATTATTTCAGTGATGCAATCTCTGTGGGTTCATTCCACGCTGCTAGACATGATATTCTGGTTGTTTCTTCAGCTGGAAATGCTGGAATTCGAGGCTCTGCAACTAATCTTGCACCATGGATGCTCACTGTAGCTGCCAGCTCGACAGACCGGGAATTCGCTTCGCACATCTTACTTGGTGGTAAAAAGAAATTGATGGTACATGAACTGTTGTTGCATTCTAATGTGCTTTAATGACTGAATCCATGAACACAAGTTAATATTGACACTAAAATATTCTGAGAGTTTTTTGTCCTGCATGGATAGGGTGAAAGCTTAAATACCTTCAAAATGAAAGCATCAGCAAGAATCATCTCGGCTGCTGAAACCAGTCAGGGATACTTCACTCCATATCAATCAAGGTGAAGAAAAGTGTAATTAGTAATGGGTGATTAAACAGTAAAATATGGTAATGCTGatataatttctttcttttcagttTCTGCTTGGATAGCTCCTTGAATAAAACAAAGGCCAGAGGGAAGGTTCTTATTTGTCGCCATTCCGGCAGCCCATCTGAATCAAGGCTAGCGAAGAGTCTGGTGGTGAAGAAAGCTGGAGGTGTGGGAATGATTCTGATAGATGAAGCAGAGAGTGATGTTGCAGTTCCTTTTGCGATCCCTGCAGCTTCTGTTGGAAGGGCAGATGCTGCAAGAATCTTATCTTATGTCAACCAAACAAGGTTTGATGCGGGCTTCTCACATGTTCAGATTCAACTTCATAAAAGCATTCCCCTTTTTCGACATTAGTTGCTCTCTGAAACTGTTTTCAGGAAACCAAGATCACTTATTTTGCCTGCAAAGACCATAATAGGATCTAGACCAGCTCCTCGGGTGGTAGCATTTTCTTCCAAAGGTCCCAATTACTTGACACCAGAGATTTTGAAGGTTTGTAGCTTTGTTCCATGATAGCCTTTGACTGCTAAATTTCAAAACCAATTGTTTCTGGACTTGAAAGGATGAATGTTGACCGACCGCTCCTTTTTACTGTGAATATTTTTTTGTAGCCTGACATCACAGCTCCAGGACTGAATATCTTAGCAGCTTGGTCTCCTGCAGATAAGAAGATGAACTATAACATTGTCTCTGGAACTTCTATGTCATGTCCCCACGTAACAGGACTTGTGGCTTTGATCAAAGCTGTACACCCAGCATGGTCTCCTTCAGCGATAAAGTCTGCAATAATGACATCAGGTTGGAACTCAACTCAATTAATCATTTTGAAAATGCTTTTTCAGAAGTCTTGGTTAGCAGAATATTTAAACTGATAAGTCCAGATTGAGCTTTTTAAAATCACACATCATGGATCATTATCTTTAAGTTATGTTGAAGCTGAGGCTCAAGGTTCACTGCTTCAATATTTAGGAAattgaaaatatttatatctaaAAAGCTGTACCTGTCATGATTCTTCCTTCACTTTTATGATACTTAGGTCGAGTTTTAACACTAATTTTCCCATATTTTTCTCATTCGGAGATAAAATTTTAGCTATTGAATAAAGCTGTAGGTTTTTTAGACTGATGGCAACTCTTATGATGCAGCAGTTTTGTCTTACCGGAGCTTTGAATGTGTAAATTTATCTAAGTTGGTGGTCATATTAAGTACTTGGCCATGCATCAATAGATTGGGTTCTttttatcaaagaaaaaaatggcTTTCTCAAAAAATAAAGCATCTACATACTTGAATCTATGTGTTAGAACAAAATTTTCCAACCGACTGAAATAATCCTTTCTACAATGAAAACAACAATAGGAGTATAGAGGAGGAGATTGAGAAATTGAAGCTAGATTTTCCCTTTCTTAATATGGCTGCTCATCTTTTCCTCAAGCATCTCATATAATTGAGTCGATGCAGCAACTATGTTGGATAGGAATGGCAATGTCATAACAGCAGATCCTGATGGAAGAGCAGCAAACCCATTTGATTATGGCTCGGGCTTTCCAGATCCCTCAGGACTCCTTGATCCTGGTCTTATCTATGATGCACAAGCTGCAGATTACAAGGCTTTCTTATGTTCAGTTggttatgatgacaagtctttGCAGCAAATAACAGGAGACAACAGTGTCTGCATTAGACCTTCACCAATAGCTTCTAACCTGAATTATCCATCAATTACAGTACCAGATCTTAAGAGTAGCTACTCCATCACCCGAACCGTGACAAATGTAGGGCAACCCCGATCTGTCTATCGAGCTGTAGTGTCTCCACCGACTGGCATCAATGTAACTGTGATTCCTGAAGTTctcatttttaaaagctatgaTCAGAAGATAAACTTTACAGTGAATTTTAGGGCTGTTGTTCCATCGAAGGACTATGTGTTTGGATCATTATCATGGAAGTCTAAAAAATTCCATGTAACAAGCCCATTGGTAGTCAGAGTATCTTCTTCTAACACAGGCTTGTTATGATGAGTTGGTCCCTTAGATCATTTTTCCTTGGCTTGGGGATCCTTGCAGtaacaagaagagaagaaaaaaatataaggcGACGATACAGTGTTTCTCATGTGGAAGTGGTTCCTGACTAGTGTTGATACAACAAGAGAGCAAACAAAGTTCTGGGATTGCAAGTCTTGAACTCTAGAATCAAAAGAATATTTGGGTGCAGTTGAGTGTATATCATCCATATGTTCTGATCCACTCAGTATGGCTTTTATCTGTATTTTCCTACATTACCAAAAGTAAGCTGTATTGACATTTATATTCCTTGAATTCAAGTAATATCTGCATAAAAATGA is a window from the Phoenix dactylifera cultivar Barhee BC4 unplaced genomic scaffold, palm_55x_up_171113_PBpolish2nd_filt_p 000046F, whole genome shotgun sequence genome containing:
- the LOC103711780 gene encoding subtilisin-like serine-protease S isoform X1 — translated: MALCSCNPYVLLSVILAEISLCYTAQVHVVYMGSKSSDSPDEILRQNHQMLAAVHGGSLEKAQASHVYSYSNGFRGFAAKLSKEQACDIAAMPSVVSVFPNLKRSLHTTHSWDFMGLATNEAMEIPGFSTKNQENVIIGFIDTGIWPESPSFSDHGMPPVPSRWKGKCQMGDSFTNFSCNKKIIGARYYLNGYEAEEGSSELPINSDMTVKSPRDSSGHGSHTASIAAGRHVKNMNYNGLGAGGARGGAPMARIAIYKSCWDAGCYDADLLAAFDDAIRDGVDIISVSLGPNSPQRDYFSDAISVGSFHAARHDILVVSSAGNAGIRGSATNLAPWMLTVAASSTDREFASHILLGGKKKLMGESLNTFKMKASARIISAAETSQGYFTPYQSSFCLDSSLNKTKARGKVLICRHSGSPSESRLAKSLVVKKAGGVGMILIDEAESDVAVPFAIPAASVGRADAARILSYVNQTRKPRSLILPAKTIIGSRPAPRVVAFSSKGPNYLTPEILKPDITAPGLNILAAWSPADKKMNYNIVSGTSMSCPHVTGLVALIKAVHPAWSPSAIKSAIMTSATMLDRNGNVITADPDGRAANPFDYGSGFPDPSGLLDPGLIYDAQAADYKAFLCSVGYDDKSLQQITGDNSVCIRPSPIASNLNYPSITVPDLKSSYSITRTVTNVGQPRSVYRAVVSPPTGINVTVIPEVLIFKSYDQKINFTVNFRAVVPSKDYVFGSLSWKSKKFHVTSPLVVRVSSSNTGLL
- the LOC103711780 gene encoding subtilisin-like serine-protease S isoform X2 — translated: MGSKSSDSPDEILRQNHQMLAAVHGGSLEKAQASHVYSYSNGFRGFAAKLSKEQACDIAAMPSVVSVFPNLKRSLHTTHSWDFMGLATNEAMEIPGFSTKNQENVIIGFIDTGIWPESPSFSDHGMPPVPSRWKGKCQMGDSFTNFSCNKKIIGARYYLNGYEAEEGSSELPINSDMTVKSPRDSSGHGSHTASIAAGRHVKNMNYNGLGAGGARGGAPMARIAIYKSCWDAGCYDADLLAAFDDAIRDGVDIISVSLGPNSPQRDYFSDAISVGSFHAARHDILVVSSAGNAGIRGSATNLAPWMLTVAASSTDREFASHILLGGKKKLMGESLNTFKMKASARIISAAETSQGYFTPYQSSFCLDSSLNKTKARGKVLICRHSGSPSESRLAKSLVVKKAGGVGMILIDEAESDVAVPFAIPAASVGRADAARILSYVNQTRKPRSLILPAKTIIGSRPAPRVVAFSSKGPNYLTPEILKPDITAPGLNILAAWSPADKKMNYNIVSGTSMSCPHVTGLVALIKAVHPAWSPSAIKSAIMTSATMLDRNGNVITADPDGRAANPFDYGSGFPDPSGLLDPGLIYDAQAADYKAFLCSVGYDDKSLQQITGDNSVCIRPSPIASNLNYPSITVPDLKSSYSITRTVTNVGQPRSVYRAVVSPPTGINVTVIPEVLIFKSYDQKINFTVNFRAVVPSKDYVFGSLSWKSKKFHVTSPLVVRVSSSNTGLL